cagactcattacaggcttctgccttggttttccctttgcttTTGGAAGTTACGGTAAAAACGACGTCTTATTGttaccagaaaaaaacagaaatgactcgaaataattcatcacatgatacaactgatgtcctctgttccaaaaatggcaataactcatgttgaccttaagtgatattaaggtcttttggctttgtagggcagtatgggtcgcagccattagaacatgactccagacattgttaaaacattgttggtattaaaacagaactttctataaaacaattgtttgaactgtgtgtgtgtgtgtgtgtgtgtaaggttatttcaaatgtaatgacgtaaatgttgttgtctttgttccccccatgtttacctcaatggaacctgaagaccactaccccgtcattccctcaaaaggtactgcagacatttatttctttaggggagagaacatggcttcttattggtcaaaaagaagacgtgttgtgacagctactgaaatgtcagaaaggcagattctgtccgattttgagtcagctctgggtaatcctgctgctcaagtctctccttcaattgcatcacccaggcctgcatcatcaatgggtttagatgaggatggtggggattctgttgagttgggagggtgcagtgatgcagagtctgacagcagtagcatgTCTTCAGAGGGTGACAGTGACAGTCATATTGATGGTGACTCTTTTGAAGAGTCAGGGCTTCACCAAAAATTAAAACACTGGGCTGCATCATTCTCTGTGCCTTTGCCATTACTGCTCTGTTGACCATTTTGAGAACAAGCCACCCTGAACTGCCCAAGGATGCTAGGACCTTATTGGGCACTAAGCCTGCAGTACGATTACAGACCGTAGGTAATGGGGAATACTTCCATTTTGGCTTGGCAAAGGGAATTTTGTCCAAATTAAGCACCATCCATTTACCAGATGTTATTCAAACAATAAGAGTTCAATTTAACATCGATGGTCTCCCTATTTTCAAAAGCACCAGGCTTCAGTTTTGGCCTATTTTGGCACTGATTGATTGCGATTACACCAGAACACCGTTTTTAGTTGGCATCTTTTGTGGCCctggaaaaccctccaatgtgtttgattatctgacgcagtttgttaaagacctctctgatctgctttgcaatggggtaacatttggaggtagaaagctgagggtggccatttcatccttcatttgtgatgctcctgctcgagcatttgtaaaacaaattaaatgccagaatgggtactccggatgcgataaatgccatcagactggtatttggcagaaaaaaatgacgtatcctgagactgatgttaggctaaggtcagacgaggagtttgaaaatatggtagatgaggaccaccacatcaacagaagtcctctgatgggtctggtgaaaatggtgtctgccttcccaatagattatatgcatttatgttgccttggcgttatgaaaaagttgatacatttttggatgagggggaaaaactctacAAGGCAGCCTACAAGAGCCATTAAAGCCATCTCCGAAAAGTTAATACAGCTTCGTCCCTATACTCCAGCTGAATTTGCACGGAAACCCCGTGAACTCGCTGAAACTGATAGGTGGAAAGCGGCAGAGCTGCGCCAATTTATGATTTACAGTGGGCCATTAGTTCTGAGGGACATTCTTCCACAAGATCTCTATGAaaacttcatgttgttttctgtggccatgtttttgctactcacaccaaacatttctgaaagtatggtttgtttttccgaaaaattgttaatggcttttgtaaagcattttggagaggtgtatggtaaagacgagattgtgtttagcgtacatcaaacaatacatctgacacatgagtaccgccagtatggttccctagacaacatctcatcctttccttacgagaattatttgggtaaactaaaaaaaatgctacgcaagccatctcaacctttacaacaggttgtcaaacgcctttcagaggagccagtttgtttatttccaccaccacctacacaaccacagttgttacacccacaccaggagggcccattaccccaacacttaagttctggccagcaatttaaaaaagtgcatttcaatgatttctgtttttcttcaaagcagggcgatgattgcctagtgattaaaaatgaaatcgtaatggtgaaaaacataattaaacatgGTGACTCTGTCTTTGTGGTTTACATGAAATTCAAGAGGAGGGAGTCATATTTCCACTATCCTTGCCCCTCCACAAGCATTGGCTGCTACAGAGTATTTGGCATAGACAGCTGCCTTAACGTTGACTGGCTTGAGGTTGTCCAGGGCAAATGTGTGTTGTTCCCAGATGGAGAGAGCTTTGTGGCAATCCCTCTTCATCACCATTCGTAAACCtatatgggaagaaaaaaaaaacacacaaaaaaaaaaccacacacacacacaaagaaacacatctttacttatgcattagaaggaatctggacagttggagtgctccagctggatggcaggcactaactatcctttccatggagtactttttattttattttttttattatagatggcacagatttggaaagttgtggaattccaagaccggagtgcagcagttgtgtcgtccagctgggtggtagatgttgacggagaagtgggatgctactggccaccctttggcggaAACAAAGCTGTGAAGGCCGCCATGAACTGCACCCCCCTGGGACAAGGATGGCGATTCCATCAAAAAATAAGGGTGCTGGCAACCTGTGGTGAGCTGCATAGCTACTTCATtaaaccaatgacaatacttcaatACTGCATTAAGCCAATTTCATTAAGACTGCCTTCCCTTTCAGGCACCTTTGCCAAAGCAAGATGTTACCTGACCCGATCGCTTGAGGAAGGCTACCTTACAGCAGACCTGCAATCGGATGATGGTGAGATGGGGCCAAGGAAAAGACGGtaaaagtgttttcttttttaaatcacaacttgcagttataagttcaattacggtttcgtttgtgttttgagctgtgtcagtaaggtcctgggtttgtttttaagaccaaacaaaaggtatttggaggaggacagcgaggaggaggcaggaccaagccgtagggggaggaggccaccatctattgacgccactcagctggacagcgagtggcaattctcctcccttaatgaaggtgactatctgtaccacttgttgttgttgttctactaaagacctagaagttgtctgaaataataatgctttcatttccgtcttcagacacccagccaggcctgtttcttcacagccagccattaactcatggtaactatgcatttcctttatttatgccagaaattaaaataccaatgagtaagtgaagatatgttttgatcaactgactgcttactatttttcagattcaccgtcgtcagaaaccccgccaggccctttccttcacagccagccactaacccatggtaactatgcattgccttgatttatgccataaacgactaaaaaaacaaaacaaaacaacaaacaaatatctatgtagatgcgttttgatcaactgactatacaatttttcagattcaccccagccacgtcaccgcttccatggtaagtcaaagaggaaatcaatcaatcaacatgaaaattgtgaatttagaacagaaattaaattaaggcgcaccttgaagtgaactaaattgtactctgatatttcagccacacctctgccattgcaacaggggaacaatcagttgctgcgtggtgagtcatcaactgtaatcactgttcaaaaatgaccagcaatatgaaataaaagtcctaatgtttggtgttacttaacagacatgggcatcagcacagtcatcgctctccttggccagctgagggaggaaaacagggagctgaagggggaagtaggaaggctggcgcaagaggtcagggccctaaggagagagatggggagacaagacacaccccagacatcgcccctggacaaaggtgccgataattgtggaacagtgtcacgtgatctgatacgctaagtaatcgggaatcaactttttttttcgaGTGGAAGTCtgaataattattcatgcacaatttccaggttgaaagtcttttctacttttgcaatggccaaaagatcgttatggTGTCGAGAATTGGAGCCGCCGCACTAGTTTTTAATAAAGCTT
The DNA window shown above is from Neoarius graeffei isolate fNeoGra1 chromosome 18, fNeoGra1.pri, whole genome shotgun sequence and carries:
- the LOC132865712 gene encoding uncharacterized protein LOC132865712, whose amino-acid sequence is MAQIWKVVEFQDRSAAVVSSSWVVDVDGEVGCYWPPFGGNKAVKAAMNCTPLGQGWRFHQKIRVLATCGTFAKARCYLTRSLEEGYLTADLQSDDGEMGPRKRRPNKRYLEEDSEEEAGPSRRGRRPPSIDATQLDSFFFLVISRVHPPADVSSLNLEHPQDGGTAEVDQASSYYHSFAAKANWTLSLLPEQWHSWLFSYFLLALLGLLTSSSMTPLEIHMLLPR